One window from the genome of Microbulbifer pacificus encodes:
- the rpsP gene encoding 30S ribosomal protein S16 — protein sequence MVTIRLARGGAKKRPFYHLTVTDSRKSRDGRFIERVGFFNPVARGQEERLRIDRERVEFWVGQGAQLSDRVSKLLKEAA from the coding sequence ATGGTAACCATTCGTTTGGCTCGTGGCGGTGCGAAGAAGCGCCCTTTTTATCACCTGACTGTGACTGACAGCCGCAAATCCCGCGACGGTCGTTTCATCGAGCGTGTTGGCTTCTTCAACCCGGTAGCCCGTGGTCAGGAAGAGCGTCTGCGCATTGATCGCGAGCGCGTTGAGTTCTGGGTAGGCCAGGGTGCTCAGCTGTCTGACCGCGTCAGCAAGCTGCTGAAAGAAGCCGCCTGA
- the ffh gene encoding signal recognition particle protein → MFDNLSDRLSSALKKVTGKARLTDDNIRDTLREVRKALLEADVALPVVKAFVQQVRTAAVGQHVSKALNPGQQFVKIVQDELVKVMGEAATPLNLAVQPPAVILMAGLQGAGKTTSVAKLAKYLQEREKKKVMVVSADVYRPAAIKQLETLAGEVGAIFHPSQPDQKPLDIARGAVTAARKQFADVLIVDTAGRLHIDDELMGEIRELHSELTPAETLFVIDAMIGQDAVNTAGAFNDALPLTGVILTKADGDARGGAALSVRHVTGKPIKFIGVGEKTDALETFHPDRIASRILGMGDILSLIEQAEQKIDRSKAEKLVKKVQKGKGFDLEDLRDQLQQMQNMGGLGALMDKLPGMGGLAQAAQQADMGKEFRRMDAIIGSMTPEERRNPDMLSGSRKRRITAGSGTQIQDLNRLLKQHKQMSKMMKKMKGGGMGKMMRGLGGLPGLGGGAGGMGGLGGLGGGLPPGFRKK, encoded by the coding sequence ATGTTCGATAACCTGAGCGACCGTCTGTCGTCGGCACTGAAGAAAGTTACGGGCAAGGCGCGCCTGACGGATGACAATATCCGCGATACCTTGCGGGAAGTGCGCAAGGCGCTGTTGGAGGCGGATGTGGCGCTGCCGGTGGTCAAGGCCTTCGTCCAGCAGGTGCGCACCGCGGCGGTGGGGCAGCATGTCAGCAAGGCGCTCAACCCCGGGCAGCAGTTTGTCAAAATCGTGCAGGATGAGTTGGTCAAGGTCATGGGGGAGGCGGCCACGCCGCTCAACCTCGCGGTGCAGCCGCCGGCGGTCATCCTGATGGCGGGTTTGCAGGGGGCGGGTAAAACCACCAGTGTGGCGAAACTCGCCAAATACCTGCAGGAGCGCGAGAAGAAAAAAGTGATGGTGGTCAGTGCGGACGTCTACCGCCCCGCCGCCATCAAGCAATTGGAGACCCTGGCTGGTGAGGTGGGCGCTATTTTCCATCCGTCGCAACCGGATCAGAAACCCTTGGATATTGCCCGCGGCGCTGTGACTGCCGCACGTAAACAGTTTGCCGATGTGCTGATCGTGGATACGGCCGGCCGCCTGCATATTGATGATGAATTAATGGGGGAAATTCGCGAGCTTCACAGCGAGCTGACGCCGGCGGAAACCCTGTTCGTGATTGACGCCATGATTGGTCAGGACGCGGTGAACACGGCCGGCGCGTTTAACGATGCGTTGCCCTTGACCGGTGTGATTCTGACTAAGGCAGACGGTGATGCCCGTGGTGGTGCGGCCCTGTCGGTTCGTCATGTCACCGGTAAACCGATTAAATTTATTGGTGTCGGTGAGAAGACCGATGCGTTGGAGACCTTCCACCCGGACCGTATAGCATCGCGCATTCTCGGAATGGGCGACATTCTCTCCCTGATCGAGCAGGCTGAGCAGAAGATCGACCGCAGCAAGGCGGAAAAACTGGTCAAGAAGGTGCAGAAGGGTAAGGGATTCGATCTGGAGGATCTGCGTGATCAGCTGCAGCAGATGCAGAATATGGGCGGTCTCGGCGCCCTGATGGACAAGCTTCCCGGTATGGGGGGGCTTGCCCAGGCAGCGCAGCAGGCGGATATGGGTAAAGAGTTCCGTCGTATGGACGCCATCATCGGTTCCATGACGCCTGAGGAGCGCCGCAACCCGGACATGCTGAGCGGCTCCCGCAAGCGTCGCATCACTGCCGGCTCCGGAACACAGATTCAGGACCTGAATCGCCTGCTCAAACAGCACAAGCAGATGAGCAAGATGATGAAGAAGATGAAAGGCGGCGGTATGGGCAAGATGATGCGGGGTCTCGGTGGTTTGCCGGGACTCGGAGGTGGCGCCGGCGGGATGGGTGGACTGGGTGGTCTCGGTGGCGGTCTGCCGCCAGGCTTCCGCAAGAAGTAA
- a CDS encoding cytochrome C assembly family protein: MAAMAHWMAIALYVATTCVAAVSLSRQPSASRQPLLLGLFGCAIVAHAISLKFTLLSEQGVRFDLAAVLSLITCVVALLLLFLSLRHRLNLLVLAIAPLAAVAEMAAVHTWGGVPPRALLSPGIAAHALLSISAYSLLTLATLQAIYLYWLNQQLHNHRPTGISRMLPPLQTMESLLFGLIAFGQLLLTASLVTGALFVDDLFAQHLVHKTILSIFAWILYSILLWGHWKKGWRGNTAVRWTLSAFAVLMLAFFGSKLALEVIFARH; this comes from the coding sequence ATGGCGGCTATGGCCCACTGGATGGCAATCGCGCTTTATGTAGCCACTACCTGTGTAGCGGCAGTATCCCTGTCTCGCCAACCTTCCGCTTCCCGGCAGCCGCTGCTGCTAGGGCTGTTTGGCTGCGCCATCGTCGCTCACGCCATCTCGCTCAAATTTACACTGCTGTCGGAACAAGGGGTCCGCTTCGACCTCGCCGCCGTGCTGTCGCTGATTACCTGTGTTGTGGCCCTGCTCCTGCTGTTTTTGTCTCTGCGTCACCGGCTCAACCTGCTGGTCCTCGCAATCGCCCCACTGGCGGCGGTAGCGGAGATGGCCGCAGTCCACACCTGGGGCGGGGTACCGCCCCGCGCCCTGCTGTCTCCCGGCATCGCCGCGCACGCCCTGCTCTCCATATCCGCCTACTCTCTGCTTACCCTGGCAACGCTTCAGGCCATTTACCTGTATTGGCTCAATCAGCAGCTGCACAACCATCGCCCCACGGGTATCAGCCGAATGCTGCCGCCATTGCAGACCATGGAGAGTCTCCTGTTCGGTCTGATTGCCTTTGGTCAGCTATTGCTGACGGCATCGCTGGTTACAGGCGCTCTCTTCGTTGACGACCTGTTTGCGCAGCATCTGGTCCACAAGACCATCCTGTCGATCTTCGCCTGGATTCTCTACAGCATTCTGCTGTGGGGGCACTGGAAAAAAGGCTGGCGCGGTAACACCGCCGTGCGCTGGACACTGTCCGCCTTCGCCGTGCTGATGCTGGCGTTTTTTGGTAGCAAACTGGCACTGGAAGTCATCTTTGCCCGACACTGA